The Aphis gossypii isolate Hap1 chromosome 3, ASM2018417v2, whole genome shotgun sequence genome includes a region encoding these proteins:
- the LOC126550973 gene encoding ATP-dependent DNA helicase pif1-like: MILLAGDFRQTLPVVPRGTPADELNACLKASPLWNNVKTLSLTTNMRVQLQNDQNAAQFSKQLLDLGNGKVPVDATSGLITLTNDFCRFVDTQLVLIENVFPNISENYKNYAWLSQRAILAAKNNDVHALNFTIQSKIAGDLVTYKSVDSITNPDDVVNYPTEFLNSLEIPGFPPHNLQLKVGTVILILRNLNPPRLCNGTRLSVKRLMPNLIEATIINGKYAGENVCIPRIPMIPTDLPFDFKRLQFPVRLAFAMTINKSQGQSLSVCVINLENHCFSHGQLYVACSRVGKPSALFVLTSDQKTKNVVYQRALQ, translated from the coding sequence AAGGCATCACCTTTATGGAATAACGTAAAAACATTATCGCTAACCACTAATATGAgagttcaacttcaaaatgatCAAAATGCTGCACAATTTTCCAAACAATTGTTAGATCTTGGAAATGGAAAAGTCCCAGTTGATGCGACATCTGGATTAATTACTCTTACCAACGACTTTTGCCGATTTGTAGACACTCAATTAGttcttattgaaaatgttttcccAAACATTAGTGagaattataagaattatgcTTGGTTAAGTCAACGAGCAATTCTTGCAGCAAAGAATAATGATGTCCACGCACTGAATTTCACCATTCAATCAAAAATTGCTGGCGATTTGGTGACATACAAATCCGTTGATTCAATAACAAATCCCGATGATGTAGTAAATTATCCAACGGAGTTTTTGAACTCTCTGGAGATACCAGGATTTCCACCACATAACTTGCAACTGAAAGTTGGTACAGTTATTTTGATACTGCGTAATTTGAATCCACCGCGACTTTGCAACGGTACTCGACTTTCGGTAAAGAGACTTATGCCGAATTTAATTGAGGCAACCATTATTAACGGAAAGTACGCAggtgaaaatgtatgtattcctCGAATACCAATGATTCCGACTGATCTTCCGTTTGACTTCAAACGATTGCAATTCCCAGTTCGCCTTGCGTTCGCAATGACAATTAATAAGTCGCAAGGCCAATCGCTTAGTGTTTGCGTGATAAATTTggaaaatcattgtttttcaCATGGACAGTTATACGTTGCGTGTTCACGAGTTGGGAAACCATCCGCTTTGTTTGTGTTAACGTCAgaccaaaaaacaaaaaatgtggtTTACCAAAGAGCACTACaatga